In the Helianthus annuus cultivar XRQ/B chromosome 11, HanXRQr2.0-SUNRISE, whole genome shotgun sequence genome, one interval contains:
- the LOC110920457 gene encoding xyloglucan endotransglucosylase/hydrolase protein 15 — translation MGHSSHNTCAVALAISCLIVAASAGSFYDEMDITFGGERAKISNGGQDLSLSLDQYSGSGFQSKHEYLFGRFDMQLKLVPGNSAGTVTTFYLSSQGAGHDEIDFEFLGNTTGSPYTIHTNVYSQGKGDKEQQFHLWFDPTAAFHTYTIVWNAQRIIFLIDNIPVRVFNNHEAAGVPFPKSQPMRVYASLWNADDWATQGGRVKTDWKNAPFTAYYRKFNANADKVGPNSRSTSSVNDNQAWRTQGVDAAGRNRIRWVQNKHMIYNYCNDRRRFTNGLPAECTRSRFL, via the exons ATGGGACATTCAAGCCATAATACTTGTGCAGTTGCTCTAGCAATTTCATGTCTGATTGTAGCTGCATCGGCAGGAAGCTTTTATGACGAAATGGACATCACTTTTGGAGGCGAACGTGCTAAAATTTCCAATGGCGGTCAGGATCTCTCCCTTTCACTCGATCAGTACTCCGGGTCGGGTTTCCAGTCCAAGCACGAGTACCTCTTTGGAAGGTTCGACATGCAACTCAAACTAGTACCTGGAAACTCTGCTGGTACAGTCACCACCTTCTAT TTATCGTCACAAGGCGCAGGGCATGATGAGATAGACTTTGAGTTCTTGGGCAACACCACAGGAAGCCCTTACACAATCCACACCAACGTATACTCGCAAGGGAAAGGAGATAAGGAACAACAGTTTCACCTATGGTTCGACCCAACTGCCGCCTTCCACACCTACACTATTGTATGGAACGCACAAAGAATCAT TTTCTTGATTGATAACATACCAGTGAGGGTGTTTAACAACCATGAGGCTGCTGGAGTTCCCTTTCCCAAGAGCCAACCGATGAGAGTGTACGCCAGCCTGTGGAATGCAGATGACTGGGCAACCCAGGGTGGGCGTGTGAAAACTGACTGGAAAAACGCACCTTTCACCGCTTACTACAGGAAATTCAATGCCAATGCCGATAAAGTTGGTCCTAACTCAAGGTCGACAAGCTCTGTAAATGACAACCAGGCATGGAGAACTCAAGGAGTCGATGCAGCTGGCCGAAACAGGATTAGGTGGGTGCAGAACAAGCACATGATCTACAACTACTGCAATGACCGCAGACGCTTTACTAACGGTCTTCCTGCTGAATGCACACGCTCCAGATTCCTCTAA